One genomic region from Anabaena sp. PCC 7108 encodes:
- a CDS encoding AAA family ATPase, with protein MKEELNILIQAQYPLIYLVTSEEERAEQAISTIAQLLKPQRRVYVWTVTHGIIEYGQPRNTTQHNTVSPEAAIDWIIRQKEPSIFILKDLHPFIDAPATTRSLRDAIASFKGMQKNIILMSPMQQVPIELEKEVVVLDFQLPDMAELNKVLTNHQEQHRGRRLTTEAREKLLRAALGLTKDESEKVYRKAQVTTGRLTEDEVDIVLSEKKQLIRRNGILEYIEEDETIDAIGGLDELKKWLKQRSNAFTERAREYGLPQPKGMLILGVPGCGKSLIAKTTSRLWGLPILRLDMGRVYDGSMVGRSEANLRNALKTAESISPTILFIDELDKSFAGSGGSGDSDGGTSNRIFGSFLTWMQEKKSPVFVMATANRVERLPGEFLRKGRFDEIFFVDLPTPEERQDIFNIHLTKRREEIARFDLEQLAKMSDGFSGAEIEQAIVAAMYEAFAQDREFTQLDIIAALKSTLPLSRTMQEQVTALRDWARQRARPAASSVAEYQRMEF; from the coding sequence ATGAAAGAAGAGCTCAATATTTTAATTCAAGCTCAATACCCTCTAATCTACCTTGTGACCTCCGAGGAAGAGCGGGCAGAGCAAGCAATTTCCACGATCGCTCAATTGTTAAAGCCCCAACGCCGGGTATATGTTTGGACTGTAACTCATGGCATCATTGAGTATGGTCAACCTCGGAATACAACGCAACATAATACAGTGTCTCCCGAAGCGGCGATTGATTGGATTATTCGTCAAAAAGAACCAAGTATATTTATTCTTAAAGATTTACATCCGTTTATTGATGCGCCAGCAACAACGAGATCGCTACGGGATGCGATCGCTAGTTTCAAGGGAATGCAAAAGAACATCATTTTGATGTCTCCCATGCAGCAAGTACCCATCGAACTAGAAAAAGAGGTTGTTGTCCTAGACTTCCAACTGCCAGATATGGCTGAGTTGAACAAAGTTTTAACTAACCACCAAGAACAGCATCGTGGCCGAAGACTAACCACCGAGGCGCGAGAAAAACTTCTCAGAGCAGCTTTAGGTCTAACTAAAGACGAATCTGAAAAAGTGTACCGTAAGGCTCAGGTAACTACCGGACGACTAACGGAAGATGAAGTAGATATAGTTCTATCTGAGAAGAAACAACTGATTCGGCGTAATGGCATTCTTGAGTACATCGAAGAAGATGAAACCATTGATGCTATTGGTGGCTTGGATGAATTGAAAAAGTGGCTTAAACAACGCTCTAACGCCTTTACAGAAAGAGCGAGAGAGTATGGTTTGCCTCAACCTAAGGGGATGTTGATTCTCGGTGTTCCCGGTTGTGGTAAGTCACTAATTGCCAAAACTACCTCCCGTTTATGGGGTTTACCAATCTTGCGGTTAGATATGGGGCGGGTATACGACGGCTCAATGGTGGGTCGAAGTGAAGCAAATCTGCGAAACGCCCTGAAAACAGCAGAATCAATTTCCCCTACGATTCTGTTTATCGACGAGTTGGATAAATCTTTTGCGGGTAGTGGTGGTTCTGGCGATTCCGATGGGGGAACATCAAATAGAATTTTCGGTTCTTTCCTCACCTGGATGCAAGAAAAGAAATCTCCAGTTTTCGTAATGGCGACTGCTAACCGCGTGGAACGCCTACCTGGAGAGTTTTTGAGGAAAGGTCGCTTTGATGAAATTTTCTTTGTGGATCTGCCCACACCTGAAGAACGTCAGGATATCTTCAACATTCACCTGACCAAACGCCGCGAAGAAATTGCTAGATTTGATTTGGAACAACTAGCAAAAATGTCTGACGGCTTCTCTGGGGCAGAAATTGAACAAGCGATTGTGGCGGCGATGTATGAAGCTTTCGCCCAAGATCGGGAGTTCACCCAATTAGATATTATTGCTGCATTGAAGTCTACTTTGCCGCTGTCACGAACGATGCAAGAACAGGTCACAGCTTTAAGAGACTGGGCTAGACAGCGTGCTAGACCCGCAGCATCCTCCGTCGCTGAATATCAGCGCATGGAGTTTTAA
- a CDS encoding DUF1257 domain-containing protein — protein sequence MSHFSTLRTKITDAEILKSSLRDLGISVKTEADVRGYNGQRVRSDIVAVLEGEYDLGWSRNSDGSFDLIADLWGVAKKHNQTELINSINQKYAVNKTLTEVKQRGLQNANVKLVLQ from the coding sequence ATGTCTCACTTTAGCACTCTGCGTACCAAGATCACCGATGCCGAAATTCTTAAGTCTTCTTTGCGCGACTTAGGTATCAGCGTCAAGACAGAAGCTGATGTTCGTGGTTATAACGGTCAGCGTGTACGTTCCGACATCGTTGCTGTATTGGAAGGCGAGTACGATTTAGGTTGGTCTCGCAACAGTGATGGTTCTTTTGACCTTATCGCTGACTTGTGGGGTGTTGCTAAGAAGCACAACCAAACCGAGTTGATCAACTCTATTAACCAAAAATACGCCGTTAACAAGACTTTGACTGAAGTAAAACAGCGCGGTCTGCAAAACGCCAATGTCAAATTGGTATTGCAATAA
- a CDS encoding retropepsin-like aspartic protease has protein sequence MLVDSGDELSLISLKVGQDLGYALVDAESTLLAETIGGRVEYVLRNVEMTIDGHNVIAPVAWLQTNTGGEQLLLGREVVFDKFNIEFRQAEEKIIFTWREDLHS, from the coding sequence ATGTTAGTAGATTCTGGTGATGAATTGAGTTTAATTTCCTTGAAAGTAGGTCAAGATTTAGGCTATGCTTTAGTTGATGCAGAATCAACTTTATTAGCAGAAACTATAGGTGGCAGAGTTGAGTACGTTTTACGTAATGTAGAAATGACGATTGATGGACATAATGTTATTGCTCCTGTAGCATGGTTACAAACCAATACAGGCGGAGAACAATTGCTATTGGGAAGAGAAGTTGTATTTGATAAATTCAATATTGAATTTAGGCAAGCTGAGGAGAAAATTATTTTTACATGGCGTGAAGACTTGCATTCATAA
- a CDS encoding DUF5678 domain-containing protein, producing MNTTASKSETDEILKWLNHNRQMLLDLYKNQYVAYNANGIIAHSENLREVLELANAAKQTFLIYLVPRRTASVEILPIRFRTVARHD from the coding sequence ATGAACACAACAGCCTCTAAAAGCGAAACCGATGAAATACTCAAGTGGTTGAATCACAACCGCCAAATGTTATTAGATTTATATAAAAATCAATATGTTGCTTATAATGCTAATGGCATAATTGCACATAGCGAAAACTTACGCGAAGTTTTAGAATTAGCGAATGCAGCAAAACAGACGTTTTTAATTTATTTAGTTCCCCGTCGCACTGCTTCTGTAGAAATTTTACCAATTCGCTTTCGCACTGTTGCTCGTCATGATTAG